The Paramisgurnus dabryanus chromosome 6, PD_genome_1.1, whole genome shotgun sequence genome has a window encoding:
- the zp3b gene encoding zona pellucida sperm-binding protein 3b yields MWLSKRIKLCFAVFLMTFLLAECYPRMNPRAFQYGTKQQLWKSQFQAAIPPQISDPVPQRRQKTIDVRCKQESMEIVMHADLFATGLPVDAKELWLGPDSMMNKVSGASCGAVQTGELEFTVVSNYKDCGTTLSTTNDYLIYSNVLVYSPLPSPDGVLHQYGAVIPIQCQFQRQYNVDSAAVAPTWIPYAAAISAADFLDFNLRLMSDDWQYERGSNVYFLGDPIHLQASVTLANHLPLLLFVDHCVATPTPNVDESELQYSFIDYNGCLSDSMHSSSRSKFLQRTEGNKLNLLLDAFRFYRVTSNLIFITCYLKAIPAAYSVSSQNRACSFIDKRWQSVDGNDQVCNNCEPSKRGMADPEPIQPLPITLAPPLAQKPGPAFFHSVQPGQSKKPFTPSPIRPTPPLSQPIALHKAGPAFFFNVRPGQSLEALKTLAQSRQYTTGSLSKRGTDSNKDWHKIATLGPLVVLPKQETSQLTGSLQINPSEDSTASVTEQPELLSPVTNESEVSQGTKSLRQEKALFLNLSDILSLEEGSGFE; encoded by the exons ATGTGGCTCAGCAAAAGAATAAAGTTATGTTTTGCTGTCTTTCTAATGACATTCCTGCTCGCCGAGTGTTACCCTCGCATGAACCCTCGTGCGTTCCAATATGGAACGAAGCAGCAACTATGGAAAAGTCAGTTTCAGGCAGCAATCCCACCTCAAATAAGCGATCCAGTTCCTCAACGACGCCAGAAAACGATAGACGTGCGTTGCAAACAAGAATCAATGGAGATCGTAATGCACGCAGATCTGTTTGCCACTGGCCTTCCTGTAGACGCAAAGGAGCTGTGGTTGGGTCCTGACTCGATGATGAACAAAGTGTCTGGAGCATCGTGTGGAGCTGTTCAGACTGGAGAATTAGAGTTTACTGTTGTTTCTAACTATAAAGATTGTGGGACCACACTGTCT ACAACAAATGATTATCTGATATATTCCAATGTCCTCGTCTACTCTCCTCTCCCATCACCTGATGGTGTACTTCACCAGTATGGTGCCGTCATACCTATTCAGTGTCAGTTCCAGAG GCAGTATAATGTTGACAGTGCAGCAGTTGCACCCACATGGATTCCATATGCTGCCGCTATATCAGCTGCAGATTTTCTGGACTTCAACCTCAGGCTGATGAGTG ATGACTGGCAGTATGAGAGGGGTTCAAATGTCTATTTTCTTGGTGATCCGATACACCTACAAGCATCAGTGACCTTGGCCAATCACTTGCCCCTTCTTCTATTTGTTGATCATTGTGTGGCGACACCGACTCCTAATGTGGATGAAAGTGAGCTTCAGTATTCCTTCATAGACTATAATGG ATGTCTTTCAGACAGTATGCATTCATCTTCACGCTCCAAGTTCTTGCAGAGGACCGAAGGGAACAAGTTAAACCTACTATTGGATGCCTTTAGGTTTTACCGTGTGACAAGCAACTTG ATATTTATCACATGTTACCTAAAGGCCATTCCTGCCGCTTATTCTGTGAGCTCTCAGAATCGTGCATGTTCCTTTATTGATAAAAG GTGGCAGTCTGTGGATGGAAATGATCAGGTGTGCAACAACTGTGAGCCATCCAAAAGAGGCATGGCAGATCCTGAGCCTATCCAGCCTTTACCCATCACGCTAGCCCCTCCCCTTGCCCAAAAACCAGGgcctgcattctttcacagtGTGCAACCGGGTCAATCCAAAAAACCCTTTACGCCTTCACCCATCAGGCCAACCCCTCCCCTTAGTCAACCTATTGCTCTCCATAAAGCAGGGCCTGCATTCTTCTTTAATGTGCGACCGGGTCAATCACTAGAAGCTTTAAAAACCCTTGCACAGTCAAGACAATACACCACTGGCAGTTTGTCAAAGAGAGGAACCGACTCAAACAAAG ATTGGcataaaattgccactttaggTCCTCTGGTTGTGCTCCCAAAGCAAGAAACATCACAATTAACAGGATCTCTTCAGATCAACCCATCTGAAGACTCAACAGCATCTGTTACTGAGCAGCCTGAGCTTCTGAGTCCAGTGACAAATGAATCTGAAGTCAGTCAAGGGACCAAAAGCTTGAGGCAAGAAAAAGCCCTGTTCCTTAATCTTTCTGATATCCTGAGCTTAGAAGAAGGGAGTGGATTTGAATAA
- the arl14 gene encoding ADP-ribosylation factor-like protein 14 yields the protein MGQTGSRQKPEVRILLLGLDGAGKSTLLYKLKYNENFHTVPTIGFNVEMIEAKKSREKIALTVWDVGGQDEMRKLWRNFYQDSAGIVFVVDSSDGKRLDEAKRVLEQTLKSDHLRGLPVVVLANKQDIEEAETVKEITERFNLRKICSGRDWFIQPCSSLTGAGLVDGFRRMVHLVKMKPEDNNIKETMKHIRSKSMMSMKK from the coding sequence ATGGGCCAAACTGGATCCAGGCAAAAACCTGAAGTGCGTATTCTCCTCCTAGGCCTTGACGGAGCCGGTAAATCAACcctgctttacaagcttaaataCAATGAAAACTTCCACACAGTTCCAACAATAGGCTTCAACGTAGAAATGATTGAAGCAAAGAAAAGCAGGGAGAAAATTGCCCTGACTGTCTGGGACGTCGGTGGCCAGGATGAGATGCGAAAACTCTGGAGAAATTTCTACCAAGACTCGGCTGGAATTGTGTTTGTGGTGGACTCTTCTGATGGTAAGCGACTGGACGAGGCCAAACGAGTGTTGGAACAGACTTTAAAGAGCGACCACCTCAGGGGACTGCCAGTCGTTGTTCTTGCCAACAAGCAGGATATTGAAGAAGCTGAAACCGTAAAGGAGATCACAGAACGGTTTAATTTGAGAAAGATTTGTAGTGGCCGAGACTGGTTCATTCAGCCTTGTTCTTCATTGACTGGAGCAGGTCTGGTGGATGGTTTCCGAAGAATGGTACATTTGGTGAAAATGAAACCCGAGGACAACAACATCAAAGAGACTATGAAACACATCAGATCAAAATCTATGATGTCAATGAAAAAATAG